The following proteins are co-located in the Heteronotia binoei isolate CCM8104 ecotype False Entrance Well chromosome 8, APGP_CSIRO_Hbin_v1, whole genome shotgun sequence genome:
- the LOC132576631 gene encoding short coiled-coil protein-like, with product MMNADMDAVEAENQVELEEKTRLLIRFWNCSITLEDLSARVDAVKEENLKLKSENQVLGQYIENLMSASSVFQTTDTKSKRK from the exons ATGATGAATGCAGATATGGACG CGGTTGAGGCTGAAAATCAAGTGGAATTGGAAGAGAAAACGCGCTTATTAATCAGGTTTTGGAACTGCAGCATTACACTTGAAG ATCTGTCTGCCAGAGTTGACGCCGTTAAAGAAGAAAACCTGAAACTGAAATCAGAAAATCAAGTTCTTGGACAATATATAGAAAACCTTATGTCCGCCTCTAGCGTTTTCCAGACCACTGACACAAAAAGCAAACGGAAGTAA